The following proteins come from a genomic window of Natrinema saccharevitans:
- a CDS encoding lysylphosphatidylglycerol synthase transmembrane domain-containing protein — protein MDERNRRAFLVGAVGTIAVFAVLFFAVGARDIVDSLLSARPSLVVATFVLAVAWLVSWSLMLRTVLAGLGIRVPVGKSFLVYSGAVFANNVTPFGQAGGEPIAALLISKVSDARYETGLVGIASVDVLNVVPSISLILVGVGYYATTAALGETLETAVSSAIVLIAGIVVAMWLVWRYHQTIIDRLPGIVAPRLGKLGIERFQSDTLESDIEDRLGRFFENIERVATDRWRLAAVVGLSLCGWLFQVAALTAAFAALGYAVPPYVLLFVIPLANLAGAAPLPGGLGGIEAAFVTLLVPTTGIAASTITAAVLIFRGAIYWMPVLIGGLSVSALGVRALR, from the coding sequence ATGGACGAGCGAAATCGGCGCGCGTTTCTCGTCGGTGCCGTCGGGACGATCGCGGTCTTTGCGGTCCTGTTTTTCGCCGTCGGCGCGCGGGACATCGTCGATTCGTTGCTGTCGGCGAGGCCGTCGCTAGTCGTCGCGACCTTCGTCCTCGCGGTCGCCTGGTTGGTCTCCTGGAGCCTCATGCTCCGGACCGTCCTCGCCGGCCTCGGGATCCGCGTGCCGGTGGGCAAGTCCTTCCTCGTCTACTCCGGTGCCGTCTTCGCCAACAACGTCACCCCGTTCGGCCAGGCCGGCGGCGAACCGATCGCCGCCCTGCTCATCTCGAAGGTCTCCGACGCCCGCTACGAGACGGGGCTGGTCGGCATCGCCAGCGTCGACGTCCTGAACGTGGTCCCCTCGATCTCGCTGATCCTCGTCGGCGTCGGCTACTACGCGACGACCGCCGCGCTCGGCGAGACGCTCGAGACGGCCGTCAGCTCCGCGATCGTCCTGATCGCCGGCATCGTCGTCGCGATGTGGCTGGTCTGGCGATACCACCAGACGATCATCGACCGCCTCCCCGGGATCGTCGCGCCCCGCCTCGGGAAACTCGGCATCGAGCGCTTCCAGTCAGACACCCTCGAGTCGGACATCGAGGACCGGCTCGGCCGCTTCTTCGAGAACATCGAGCGCGTGGCGACGGACCGCTGGCGGCTGGCGGCGGTCGTCGGCCTGTCGCTGTGTGGCTGGCTCTTTCAGGTGGCCGCGCTGACGGCGGCCTTCGCCGCGCTGGGCTATGCCGTCCCGCCGTACGTGTTGCTGTTCGTCATCCCGCTCGCGAACCTCGCGGGGGCCGCGCCCCTGCCGGGCGGGCTCGGGGGAATCGAGGCCGCGTTCGTCACCTTGCTCGTCCCCACGACCGGCATCGCGGCGTCGACCATCACCGCCGCTGTCCTCATCTTCCGGGGGGCGATCTACTGGATGCCCGTCCTGATCGGCGGGCTATCGGTGTCGGCCCTCGGCGTCCGGGCGCTACGGTGA
- a CDS encoding aryl-sulfate sulfotransferase: MTERSLPSAGEVRSGLADARAAVSRNHVRVAFVVLILVSAAVVASAAGEGVSTASKEDVPDAPPTDNHTVVTESGRAGTITAYQPDGEVLYYNNSRTKYFDADPVEGDPLTVEYAATDTLHTEGPNCGAPPCTRNVIERADLETGEVEVLYERYDYKEYAGEWHDVDRINESHFVVADMVADQVFIVNTETEVVEWLWDAQSDFPLEGGHSWPRDWAHINDVEYIESGEMEGTIMASLRNQDQVVFLDREEGLLEDWTLGSENEYDVLHEQHNPDYIPESQGGPAVLVADSENAQIKEFQREDGEWTQTWQWEDDRIQWPRDADRLPNGNTLISDTHGNRVIEVNQSGEIVWEVGSSLPYEAERLETGDESAGGESAQSLGLENRTAADTGGDGGDGGGGFGFNPLAFLGDLIESILPHRIYNALLFVSPVWMGSTEFAAIGVALFSGLAWIALEIRWKLRDAGVRFRLPFYRTRSE, from the coding sequence GTGACCGAGCGCTCGCTGCCGTCGGCCGGCGAGGTCCGTTCGGGACTCGCCGACGCTCGAGCGGCGGTCTCGAGAAACCACGTCCGCGTCGCGTTCGTCGTCCTGATTCTCGTCTCGGCGGCCGTCGTCGCGAGCGCCGCGGGGGAGGGCGTCTCGACGGCGTCGAAGGAAGACGTCCCGGACGCCCCACCGACCGATAACCACACCGTCGTCACCGAGTCCGGCCGCGCCGGAACGATCACGGCGTACCAGCCCGACGGCGAGGTCCTCTACTACAACAACTCGCGGACGAAGTACTTCGACGCCGACCCCGTCGAAGGCGACCCGTTGACCGTCGAGTACGCCGCGACGGACACGCTCCACACGGAGGGGCCGAACTGCGGCGCTCCGCCGTGTACCCGTAACGTCATCGAGCGCGCCGACCTCGAGACCGGCGAGGTCGAGGTCCTCTACGAGCGCTACGACTACAAGGAGTACGCCGGCGAGTGGCACGACGTCGACCGCATCAACGAGAGTCACTTCGTCGTCGCGGACATGGTCGCCGACCAGGTGTTCATCGTGAACACCGAGACCGAAGTCGTCGAGTGGCTCTGGGACGCACAGAGCGACTTCCCGCTCGAGGGCGGCCACTCCTGGCCCCGCGACTGGGCCCACATCAACGACGTCGAGTACATCGAGAGCGGCGAGATGGAAGGGACCATCATGGCCAGCCTGCGCAATCAAGATCAGGTCGTCTTCCTCGATCGGGAGGAGGGCCTGCTCGAGGACTGGACGCTCGGCAGCGAGAACGAGTACGACGTCCTCCACGAGCAGCACAACCCCGACTACATCCCCGAGAGTCAGGGCGGACCGGCGGTCCTCGTGGCCGACTCCGAGAACGCCCAGATCAAGGAGTTCCAGCGCGAGGACGGCGAGTGGACCCAGACCTGGCAGTGGGAGGACGATCGGATCCAGTGGCCCCGCGACGCCGATCGACTGCCCAACGGCAACACGCTGATCTCCGACACCCACGGCAACCGCGTCATCGAGGTCAACCAGTCGGGTGAGATCGTCTGGGAAGTCGGGTCGTCGCTCCCCTACGAGGCCGAACGCCTCGAAACCGGCGACGAAAGCGCGGGTGGGGAAAGCGCCCAGTCGCTCGGCCTCGAGAACCGCACCGCGGCCGACACCGGCGGTGACGGCGGTGACGGCGGCGGTGGCTTCGGCTTCAACCCGCTCGCCTTCCTCGGCGATCTCATCGAGTCGATTCTGCCACACCGGATCTACAACGCCCTCCTGTTCGTGAGCCCGGTCTGGATGGGGTCGACCGAGTTCGCCGCCATCGGCGTCGCCCTCTTCTCGGGGCTGGCGTGGATCGCCCTCGAGATCAGGTGGAAACTCCGGGACGCCGGCGTCCGGTTCCGGCTGCCGTTCTACCGGACCCGAAGCGAGTAG
- a CDS encoding glycosyltransferase family 4 protein yields the protein MKISHYFELEDHVTGGISESVAHQRAMLDRLGLQYTTEPTLEADVFHCNLMGPRSVWYARRARSKGIPVVANTHVTAEDFGDSFRFTNALAKPLKPYLRWAYGLADALVCPSEYNQELIEGYTDTPTTVISNGVDRGKLEGFESLEAEYRDRYDLEPPTVFLVGHVIKRKGLETFVELARRLPDVDFAWFGPLDLSLKGRETTRLIENAPNNCTFTGFIDDIRGAYAAGDIFCFPTHEENEGIALLEAMAAGKPVLVRDIETFSWLEDGADCLKASGDGVAPFVDALERLRDPNLRDRLGSNAADRSEAFSLEAVANQYQSLYTAVTP from the coding sequence ATGAAAATCAGCCACTACTTCGAACTCGAGGATCACGTCACCGGCGGCATCAGCGAGTCCGTCGCCCACCAGCGGGCGATGCTGGATCGGCTGGGACTGCAGTACACGACCGAACCGACCCTCGAGGCCGACGTGTTCCACTGTAATCTGATGGGGCCGCGATCGGTCTGGTACGCGCGACGGGCGCGTTCGAAGGGGATTCCGGTCGTCGCGAACACCCACGTCACCGCCGAGGACTTCGGCGACAGCTTTCGCTTTACGAACGCGCTCGCCAAACCGCTGAAACCGTACCTGCGGTGGGCCTACGGGCTGGCCGACGCCCTGGTCTGTCCTTCCGAGTACAATCAGGAACTGATCGAGGGCTACACCGACACCCCGACGACCGTCATCTCGAACGGCGTCGATCGCGGGAAACTCGAGGGGTTCGAGTCCCTCGAGGCCGAGTACCGCGACCGGTACGACCTCGAGCCGCCGACGGTCTTTCTCGTCGGCCACGTGATCAAGCGCAAGGGCCTCGAGACGTTCGTCGAGTTGGCGCGGCGGCTGCCCGACGTGGACTTCGCGTGGTTCGGGCCGCTCGATCTCTCCCTGAAGGGCCGGGAGACGACGCGACTGATCGAGAACGCCCCGAACAACTGCACGTTCACCGGGTTCATCGACGACATCCGCGGGGCCTACGCCGCGGGCGACATCTTCTGTTTCCCCACCCACGAGGAGAACGAGGGGATCGCGCTGCTGGAGGCGATGGCCGCCGGCAAACCGGTGCTGGTCCGGGACATCGAGACGTTCTCGTGGCTCGAGGACGGCGCGGACTGTCTCAAGGCGTCGGGCGACGGCGTCGCGCCGTTCGTCGACGCCCTCGAGCGGCTTCGGGATCCGAACCTCCGGGACCGACTCGGATCGAACGCGGCCGACCGCAGCGAGGCGTTCTCCCTCGAGGCGGTCGCGAACCAGTACCAGTCGCTGTACACGGCGGTGACACCATGA
- a CDS encoding metal-dependent hydrolase yields the protein MELGRVLFLTGAFATHALVGTALVYGFTDADPRLGIAFGLLPDADFLFPAAVGWPFVHRGITHTPLFALTVVVGCYAMIRERAVAAALALAVGSHLAIDSLSPKGIEWLFPLRTDWSPGLAVHGPTATLLLWTASIGLLLWRADGRPSLR from the coding sequence ATGGAACTCGGGCGAGTCCTCTTTCTTACCGGCGCGTTCGCGACCCACGCGCTGGTCGGCACCGCGCTCGTTTACGGGTTCACCGACGCCGATCCGCGGCTCGGGATCGCCTTCGGGCTCCTGCCGGACGCCGATTTCCTCTTCCCGGCGGCGGTCGGCTGGCCGTTCGTCCACCGCGGGATCACCCACACGCCGCTGTTCGCGCTGACCGTCGTCGTCGGCTGCTACGCGATGATCCGCGAACGGGCCGTCGCGGCCGCGCTCGCGCTCGCGGTCGGGTCACATCTGGCGATCGACTCGCTCTCGCCGAAGGGCATCGAGTGGCTGTTTCCGCTGCGAACCGACTGGAGCCCCGGCCTCGCGGTCCACGGACCGACCGCGACGCTCCTGCTCTGGACCGCATCGATCGGCCTGCTCCTGTGGCGCGCCGACGGCCGCCCCTCGCTGCGGTGA
- a CDS encoding DedA family protein yields the protein MGPLQLEGTPPWLESMLTSELAFAVLLGICVLEGAMLLRFMPSELVVPAALALIGSTIPKTVTIVAIAVVGTTVGQLLLFLLVRRAGREYVIQKGWFPLTESRLERFDGWFDRWGAIAVAVSNTMLFVRGLLTVPAGLSEMDAKTFLALSAIGSLSFQSILAALYLLGGHLLAL from the coding sequence ATGGGTCCGTTGCAACTCGAGGGGACGCCGCCCTGGCTCGAGTCGATGCTGACGTCGGAACTCGCGTTCGCCGTCCTGTTGGGAATCTGTGTTCTCGAGGGAGCGATGCTGTTGCGGTTCATGCCGAGCGAACTCGTCGTGCCGGCCGCGCTGGCGCTGATCGGGTCGACGATCCCGAAGACGGTCACGATCGTCGCGATCGCGGTCGTCGGAACGACGGTCGGCCAACTCCTTCTGTTCCTCCTCGTCCGTCGAGCGGGCCGGGAGTACGTCATCCAGAAGGGGTGGTTCCCGCTCACCGAGTCGCGCCTCGAGCGGTTCGACGGCTGGTTCGACCGCTGGGGTGCGATCGCGGTGGCGGTGAGCAACACGATGCTGTTCGTTCGCGGACTGCTGACCGTCCCCGCGGGCCTCTCGGAGATGGACGCGAAAACGTTCCTCGCCCTGTCGGCGATCGGGTCGCTGTCCTTCCAGTCGATCCTCGCGGCGCTGTACCTGCTCGGTGGGCACCTGTTAGCGCTGTAG
- a CDS encoding metal-dependent hydrolase, whose product MYRDGHAGFNALLYAPFLPVVSGRWSLELALVGAVVALAAANLPDIDQPLPRIRHRGPTHTVWFAALVGLIAGVGTAIAVPATPAAFAFGFLVGSCGILAHLAGDVVTPMGISPFAPLWRAHVTLEWFKSKHERINRGFLLAGTAALSMSLLVAVW is encoded by the coding sequence ATGTATCGCGACGGCCACGCCGGGTTCAACGCCTTGCTGTATGCTCCGTTCCTCCCGGTCGTCAGCGGCCGCTGGTCGCTCGAGTTGGCGCTGGTCGGCGCGGTCGTCGCCCTCGCCGCCGCGAACCTCCCGGATATAGATCAGCCGCTGCCGCGGATTCGCCATCGGGGGCCGACCCACACCGTCTGGTTCGCCGCCCTCGTCGGGCTGATCGCCGGCGTCGGGACCGCGATCGCCGTCCCCGCGACGCCGGCCGCGTTCGCGTTCGGCTTTCTGGTCGGCTCCTGCGGGATCCTCGCACACCTCGCGGGCGACGTGGTGACGCCGATGGGGATCAGCCCCTTCGCCCCGCTGTGGCGGGCCCACGTCACCCTCGAGTGGTTCAAATCGAAACACGAACGGATCAACCGCGGGTTCCTGCTCGCGGGGACGGCCGCGCTGTCGATGTCGCTGCTGGTCGCGGTGTGGTGA
- a CDS encoding universal stress protein, translating into MASRILVPTDGSDAATAALDHALDIAADRGLTVHLLSVADTNQPSITRLGTEVVDALELEGAEIVSDAAERADERGVSSVKDVAQGDPRDVITEYASGDEFDRVAMGTHGRRGLGEYVLGNVTDHVVNRSDVPVLTVRAAEDARTTYPYETVLVPTDGSDHATAALEEAAAVAADCGATLHLLSVVDELPEVLDTGSAALSEAVEENVQAVLDEAAATAREAGVDDVTTTIESGPVARKITAVADSTGADLIVMGTHGHTGLDRHLLGSFTERVMRTAPVPVLTTRLADDRD; encoded by the coding sequence ATGGCGAGTCGAATCCTCGTACCGACCGACGGGAGCGACGCCGCGACGGCCGCCCTCGACCACGCGCTCGACATCGCGGCCGACCGGGGACTGACGGTCCACCTGCTCTCGGTCGCGGACACGAACCAACCGAGTATCACGCGCCTCGGCACCGAGGTCGTCGACGCCCTCGAGCTGGAGGGGGCGGAGATCGTCTCGGACGCCGCCGAGCGAGCCGACGAACGGGGCGTCTCCTCCGTGAAGGACGTCGCTCAGGGCGACCCGCGGGACGTGATCACCGAGTACGCCTCCGGCGACGAGTTCGACCGCGTCGCGATGGGGACCCACGGCCGGCGCGGCCTCGGGGAGTACGTCCTCGGAAACGTCACCGATCACGTCGTCAATCGCAGCGACGTGCCGGTCCTGACCGTTCGCGCCGCCGAGGACGCGAGGACGACCTATCCGTACGAGACCGTCTTGGTGCCGACCGACGGCAGCGACCACGCCACGGCCGCGCTCGAGGAAGCCGCGGCGGTCGCCGCCGACTGCGGCGCGACGCTGCACCTGCTGTCGGTCGTCGACGAACTCCCGGAGGTCCTCGACACGGGGTCGGCTGCCCTCTCCGAGGCGGTCGAGGAGAACGTGCAGGCGGTCCTCGACGAGGCCGCGGCGACCGCTCGAGAAGCCGGCGTCGACGACGTGACGACGACGATCGAGTCGGGACCGGTCGCCCGGAAGATCACGGCCGTCGCCGACTCCACGGGAGCGGATCTCATCGTGATGGGGACCCACGGACACACCGGCCTCGACCGACACCTGCTCGGGAGCTTCACCGAGCGGGTGATGCGCACCGCACCGGTCCCGGTTCTCACGACGCGCCTCGCTGACGATCGGGACTGA
- a CDS encoding glycosyltransferase, with product MKIGFFTDSYFPEIDGVTYTIKLWREELERKGHEVYVVYPDGDYDPGEREIPVTSVSNPFYPGYRIPLTRRPSTLPDLDVVHCHGPAPVGLLGRYYARKHDLPSIYTHHTPLEEYFHQNVKFESVANALSKVYVPFENAFLEGFDIVTASTERIERNVEHVQLPVGIDMDFFQRTDEDWYPDRTVIGYSGRLSMEKNVSEILRVAEELPEYDFVIVGDGPYRTCLERDAPDNVEIRGFLPREELPIFYSSIDVFLTASTADTLGLSTLEANACGTPVAATDVLPFEQTIGEDNGERFAYGDLEAMVDAIDACLETDRDTRAAVERYSVEYTMEHLEQLYHNVPLAKDESPVDADAPWRFSDEERS from the coding sequence ATGAAGATCGGATTTTTTACGGACAGTTACTTCCCCGAGATCGACGGCGTAACGTATACGATCAAACTGTGGCGTGAGGAGTTAGAGCGGAAGGGACACGAGGTCTACGTCGTCTATCCAGACGGCGACTACGACCCCGGCGAGCGCGAGATTCCCGTCACATCGGTGTCGAACCCGTTCTATCCCGGCTATCGGATCCCGCTCACTCGGCGGCCATCGACGCTACCCGATCTCGACGTCGTCCACTGCCACGGCCCGGCCCCCGTCGGCCTGCTCGGTCGGTATTACGCCCGCAAACACGATCTGCCCTCGATCTACACGCACCACACCCCTCTCGAGGAGTACTTCCATCAGAACGTCAAGTTCGAGTCGGTCGCCAACGCCCTCTCGAAAGTGTACGTCCCCTTCGAGAACGCCTTCCTCGAGGGCTTCGACATCGTCACCGCCTCGACCGAGCGAATCGAACGGAACGTCGAACACGTCCAGCTTCCGGTCGGCATCGACATGGACTTCTTCCAGCGGACCGACGAGGACTGGTATCCCGACCGGACGGTGATCGGCTACAGCGGCCGACTCAGCATGGAGAAAAACGTCAGCGAGATTCTCCGGGTCGCCGAGGAGCTACCCGAGTACGACTTCGTGATCGTTGGCGACGGCCCCTATCGGACCTGCCTCGAGCGGGACGCTCCCGACAACGTCGAAATCCGCGGCTTCCTCCCGCGCGAGGAGTTGCCGATCTTCTACTCCTCGATCGATGTCTTCCTGACCGCCTCGACCGCCGACACCCTCGGGCTCTCGACGCTCGAGGCCAACGCCTGTGGCACCCCCGTCGCGGCCACCGACGTGTTGCCCTTCGAGCAGACCATCGGCGAGGACAACGGCGAACGGTTCGCGTACGGCGACCTCGAGGCGATGGTCGACGCCATCGACGCCTGTCTCGAGACCGACCGCGACACCCGGGCAGCGGTCGAACGCTACTCCGTCGAGTACACGATGGAACACCTCGAACAGCTGTATCACAACGTGCCGCTGGCGAAAGACGAGTCGCCGGTCGACGCCGACGCGCCGTGGCGCTTCTCCGACGAGGAACGGAGCTAG
- a CDS encoding sulfatase produces MDHTPQSNVLFVVLDTVRKDHLEPYGYERPTTPALSRFAEEATVFGSAVAPAPWTLPVHASLFTGLYPSEHGADQGSPYLDDATTLASSLSAAGYDTACYSSNAWITPYTSLTDGFDRQDSFFEVLPGDVLSGPLASAWQAVNDNAYLRELASSIVHIGAKAHAKLASGEGADSKTPSVIDRTKSFIDESDGDEGWFGFINLMDAHLPYYPPAEYREEFAPGVDPSEVCQNSKEYNAGARDIDDDEFSDIRGLYDAEIAHMDAELGRLFDWLRETDQWDDTTVVVCADHGELHGEHDLYGHEFALYDQLINVPLLVKHPDLDADRRDDLVELLDLYHTILDAVGVDPAAAVGTTGDDAPVPRDPTRSLLSGEYRAFEGASEPDPGQRAVLEGDTASADTSSHDYAFVEYAQPVIELHHLEEKASEAGIELPDDHRAYSRLRAARSTDAKYVRADRIPDEGYRLDEDPAEESPVGPDDDEVVAATERALARFEDAVGGAWDDPSEADPDEADALAEADEETQKRLRELGYLE; encoded by the coding sequence ATGGATCACACCCCCCAGTCGAACGTCCTCTTCGTCGTGCTTGATACGGTTCGGAAGGACCACCTCGAGCCCTACGGCTACGAGCGGCCGACGACGCCGGCTCTCTCCCGGTTCGCCGAGGAGGCGACCGTCTTCGGGTCGGCGGTCGCCCCCGCACCGTGGACGCTGCCGGTACACGCCTCGCTGTTTACCGGGCTGTACCCGAGCGAACACGGTGCCGACCAGGGGAGTCCGTACCTCGACGACGCCACGACGCTCGCGTCGTCGCTGTCGGCGGCCGGCTACGACACGGCCTGTTACTCCTCGAACGCCTGGATCACGCCCTACACGAGCCTGACCGACGGCTTCGACCGACAGGACTCGTTCTTCGAGGTCCTGCCCGGCGACGTCCTCTCGGGGCCGCTGGCCAGCGCGTGGCAGGCGGTCAACGACAACGCCTACCTCCGCGAACTGGCGTCGTCGATCGTCCACATCGGGGCCAAGGCCCACGCCAAACTCGCCAGCGGCGAGGGGGCCGACTCGAAGACGCCGTCGGTCATCGATCGGACGAAGTCCTTCATCGACGAGAGCGACGGCGACGAGGGGTGGTTCGGCTTTATCAATCTGATGGACGCCCACCTGCCGTACTACCCGCCCGCCGAGTACCGCGAGGAGTTCGCACCGGGCGTCGACCCGAGCGAGGTCTGCCAGAACTCCAAGGAGTACAACGCCGGGGCCCGCGACATCGACGACGACGAGTTTTCGGACATCCGCGGGCTCTACGACGCCGAGATCGCCCACATGGACGCCGAACTCGGCCGGCTGTTCGACTGGCTGCGCGAGACCGACCAGTGGGACGACACGACGGTCGTGGTCTGTGCCGACCACGGCGAACTCCACGGCGAACACGACCTCTACGGCCACGAGTTCGCCCTCTACGACCAGCTGATCAACGTGCCGTTGCTGGTCAAACACCCCGACCTCGATGCCGACCGACGCGACGACCTCGTCGAACTGCTGGACCTCTATCACACGATCCTCGACGCCGTCGGCGTCGATCCCGCGGCCGCGGTCGGGACGACCGGCGACGACGCGCCCGTCCCCCGCGACCCGACCCGGTCGCTGCTGTCGGGGGAGTACCGCGCCTTCGAGGGGGCGAGCGAGCCCGATCCCGGCCAGCGGGCCGTCCTCGAGGGCGACACGGCGTCCGCCGACACCTCGAGCCACGACTACGCGTTCGTCGAGTACGCCCAGCCGGTCATCGAACTCCATCACTTAGAGGAGAAGGCCAGCGAGGCGGGCATCGAACTGCCGGACGATCACCGCGCGTACTCGCGCCTGCGTGCGGCCCGCAGCACCGACGCCAAGTACGTCCGCGCGGATCGGATTCCCGACGAGGGGTACCGCCTCGACGAGGATCCGGCCGAGGAGTCGCCTGTCGGTCCCGACGATGACGAGGTCGTCGCCGCGACCGAGCGGGCGCTGGCACGCTTCGAGGACGCGGTCGGCGGCGCGTGGGACGATCCCAGCGAGGCCGACCCCGACGAGGCCGACGCGCTGGCCGAGGCCGACGAAGAGACCCAGAAGCGACTGCGCGAACTCGGCTACCTCGAGTGA
- a CDS encoding HalOD1 output domain-containing protein — MTETSSRPQSTAHGDHYAVQYDRLDDEPLSVTVADAVATFTGVDVTDLEPLHYSINADALERLFEPRADGLRADGSVTFEYSDCRVTVTADGEVRVASV; from the coding sequence ATGACTGAAACGAGTTCACGACCGCAGTCGACCGCACACGGGGATCACTACGCCGTTCAATACGATAGACTCGACGACGAGCCGCTCAGCGTTACCGTCGCGGACGCCGTCGCAACGTTCACGGGGGTCGACGTTACCGATCTCGAGCCGCTTCACTACTCGATCAACGCCGACGCGCTCGAGCGGTTGTTCGAGCCGCGGGCGGACGGCCTCCGCGCCGACGGCTCGGTGACGTTCGAGTACAGCGACTGTCGCGTCACGGTCACGGCGGACGGCGAAGTCCGCGTCGCGTCGGTCTGA